The sequence GCGGTGTCGCGCAGCGACTCGCCCTTGCTGACCGAAGATCCCGACGCGGACACATTGATCACGTCGGCGCTCATCCACTTGCCGGCCACCTCGAACGACACCCGGGTCCGGGTGGAGTTCTCGTAGAACATCGTGATCACGGTGCGCCCGCGCAGAGTGGGCAGCTTTTTGACCTCGCGCCCCACCAGCGCCTGAGCGAAGCGGTCGGCGTCGTCGAGGATCGCGGTGGCCTCATCACGGCTCAAGTCGCCGGCCGCCAGCAGATGCCTGGTGCTCATCGGGTAATCACCACCTGGTCGCGACCGTCATGTTCAGCCAGCAGGACATGCACGCTTTCGCCGCGAGATGTCGGCACGTTCTTGCCGACGTAGTCGGCGCGTATCGGCAGCTCGCGGTGGCCGCGGTCCACCAGGACGGCCAGCTGCACGATCCGGGGCCGCCCCACGTCGCGCAGCGCGTCCAGCGCCGCGCGCACCGACCGGCCCGCGAAGAGCACGTCGTCGACCAGGATCACGCACGCGTCGTCGATGCCGCCGGCTGGGATAGAGGTGGGCTCCAGGGGCCGCGGGGGCTGACGCATCAGGTCGTCGCGGTAGAGGGTGATGTCCAGTGCGCCGTGCGCGACGTCCACGCCGCAGAATTCGCTGATCTTGCCGGCCAGCCGCTGGGCCAGGGTGACGCCGCGGGTGGGGATGCCCAGCAGCACGACTCGCGGGGCGTTGGTTCTGTCGGGGTCGTCTAAAGCGGTCTTCTCGATGATCTGATGTGCGATACGAGAAACAGTGCGACCCACATCCGCCGAGGACATCAATTCCCGGTCGGTGCTGGAATTACCGGCAGCGCCCATGCGAAACCGCAGGACCTCCTTCTCCGCCTCGCAGG is a genomic window of Mycolicibacter heraklionensis containing:
- the pyrR gene encoding bifunctional pyr operon transcriptional regulator/uracil phosphoribosyltransferase PyrR; translation: MGAAGNSSTDRELMSSADVGRTVSRIAHQIIEKTALDDPDRTNAPRVVLLGIPTRGVTLAQRLAGKISEFCGVDVAHGALDITLYRDDLMRQPPRPLEPTSIPAGGIDDACVILVDDVLFAGRSVRAALDALRDVGRPRIVQLAVLVDRGHRELPIRADYVGKNVPTSRGESVHVLLAEHDGRDQVVITR